In Nonomuraea sp. NBC_00507, the following are encoded in one genomic region:
- a CDS encoding isochorismatase family cysteine hydrolase gives MEGVAVLVMEMQRGVVGDLTKFPDLVAACDRHDVVANTARLLHTARAAGLPVIHCTAAFRPDRAGSHTANCPFIISLLKDPEHMLEGTAAVEVLPELREPGDLESRRYHGFSPFTGTPLDMTLRSLGVSSVVAAGVSLNLGIPGLALEAVNLGYRVTVVTDAVAGIPEEYARAVLRNTISLLATRATAADLIEMWK, from the coding sequence GTGGAGGGCGTGGCCGTGCTCGTGATGGAGATGCAGCGGGGCGTCGTCGGTGATCTCACGAAATTTCCGGACCTGGTGGCCGCCTGCGACCGGCACGACGTCGTGGCCAACACCGCCCGGCTCCTCCACACCGCCAGGGCGGCCGGGCTCCCGGTGATCCACTGCACGGCCGCCTTCCGCCCGGACCGGGCCGGCTCGCACACCGCCAACTGCCCGTTCATCATCTCCCTGCTCAAGGACCCGGAGCACATGCTGGAGGGCACGGCCGCGGTCGAGGTGCTGCCCGAGCTGCGGGAGCCGGGCGACCTGGAGAGCCGCCGGTATCACGGGTTCTCGCCGTTCACCGGCACCCCGCTCGACATGACGTTGCGCTCGCTCGGCGTCTCCTCCGTGGTGGCGGCCGGGGTCTCGCTCAACCTCGGCATCCCCGGGCTGGCGCTGGAGGCCGTGAACCTCGGCTACCGGGTGACGGTCGTCACGGACGCGGTGGCGGGCATCCCGGAGGAGTACGCGCGGGCCGTACTGAGAAACACCATCAGCCTGCTCGCCACCCGCGCGACGGCCGCGGACCTGATCGAGATGTGGAAATGA
- a CDS encoding serine/threonine-protein kinase — translation MVPGYREVRQLGAGHTGRVFLATYQSTGAYVAIKYLNATLRRDTEFMDRFRSDTHQLVEIDDPNVVRFYEYVETPTRAAVVMELVDGVSLRTLLAEHGRTSPEAALAVLKSTLLALAAAHEKGVPHCDVKPENVLVQADGTTKLADFGIVVHAEEPGVPAGTPAYMSPELWTRHQAGPSADLYAAACVLFEAVKGRPPFRAYKEGEETEPDVPAIRDKHLVEPVPLEVVPDTLRDLLRRGMAKDPAVRYASARQFAAELEEDAVAGYGPDWEKRGRRHLAELATLLALRFPLARTDHDSGTATITLRERIMSMPRLPPHLWVAGATVVAVAIALVLSGGRLPPGPGAILMPPPEEQSEPAPSPADATTTSDTTTSGPSRTTSPAPRRTTAAPPTTQAPPPPITTSPPPPPPTNGQSGTGVPELAAPAVQAASIVQWSGTNGSIRVAANGTGPVRLRITYTRRDGDDAPARTVRRESRTLRGNTVYTSSVTHVPGDVACGRRAYFGILVMTEPASGNGPQVSEAAVDGPACPAPSPTRSATPTPAPTEERSTSAIGTPTPSDPEPTNGPVARLSTDPSAQPPVTATEELSPDPADP, via the coding sequence TTGGTCCCTGGTTACCGTGAAGTACGCCAGCTCGGCGCCGGCCACACCGGCCGCGTGTTCCTCGCCACCTACCAATCGACCGGCGCCTACGTGGCGATCAAGTACCTGAACGCCACCCTGCGCAGGGACACCGAGTTCATGGACCGCTTCCGGTCGGACACCCACCAGCTCGTGGAGATCGACGACCCGAACGTCGTCAGGTTCTACGAATACGTCGAGACCCCGACCCGGGCGGCCGTGGTCATGGAGCTGGTCGACGGCGTGTCGCTGCGCACCCTGCTGGCCGAACACGGCAGGACCAGCCCCGAAGCCGCCCTGGCCGTGCTCAAGAGCACGCTGCTGGCCCTGGCCGCGGCCCACGAGAAGGGCGTGCCGCACTGCGACGTCAAGCCGGAGAACGTCCTGGTCCAGGCGGACGGCACCACCAAGCTGGCCGACTTCGGCATCGTCGTGCATGCCGAGGAGCCCGGCGTGCCCGCGGGCACCCCCGCCTACATGTCGCCCGAGCTGTGGACACGGCACCAGGCCGGACCCTCCGCCGATCTGTACGCGGCCGCCTGCGTGCTGTTCGAGGCCGTCAAGGGACGGCCGCCCTTCCGCGCGTACAAGGAAGGCGAGGAGACGGAGCCCGACGTCCCGGCCATCCGGGACAAGCACCTCGTGGAGCCGGTGCCGCTGGAGGTCGTACCGGACACGCTGCGCGACCTGCTGAGGCGGGGGATGGCCAAGGACCCGGCGGTCAGGTACGCCTCCGCCCGGCAGTTCGCGGCAGAGCTGGAGGAGGACGCGGTCGCCGGGTACGGCCCCGACTGGGAGAAACGCGGGCGGCGGCACCTGGCGGAGCTGGCCACATTGCTGGCCCTTCGCTTCCCCCTGGCCAGGACCGATCACGACAGCGGCACCGCCACGATCACCCTGCGCGAGCGGATCATGAGCATGCCCAGGCTGCCACCGCACCTGTGGGTGGCGGGCGCGACGGTCGTGGCCGTGGCGATCGCACTGGTGTTGTCGGGCGGGCGGCTGCCGCCGGGGCCGGGCGCGATCCTCATGCCGCCGCCCGAGGAGCAGAGCGAGCCGGCGCCCTCCCCTGCCGACGCCACCACCACGTCCGACACCACCACGTCCGGCCCCTCCAGGACGACGTCCCCCGCGCCACGGCGCACCACGGCCGCACCGCCGACGACCCAGGCGCCCCCGCCTCCCATCACCACCTCTCCCCCTCCGCCGCCACCCACCAACGGGCAGTCGGGGACCGGCGTGCCGGAGCTCGCGGCGCCCGCGGTGCAGGCGGCCAGCATCGTGCAGTGGAGCGGCACGAACGGCTCGATCAGGGTGGCGGCGAACGGCACGGGGCCGGTGCGGCTGCGGATCACGTATACGCGGCGGGACGGAGACGACGCGCCGGCCCGGACGGTCCGGCGGGAGAGCCGGACGCTGCGCGGCAACACGGTCTACACCAGCAGCGTCACGCACGTCCCGGGGGATGTGGCGTGCGGTCGTCGGGCGTATTTCGGGATTCTGGTGATGACGGAGCCGGCGTCGGGGAACGGACCGCAGGTGAGCGAGGCGGCCGTGGACGGCCCCGCCTGCCCTGCCCCTTCCCCGACCCGGTCCGCCACGCCGACGCCTGCGCCGACGGAGGAGCGGAGCACCTCCGCCATCGGCACCCCGACCCCGTCGGACCCGGAGCCGACGAACGGGCCGGTGGCCCGGCTCTCCACCGACCCCTCGGCGCAGCCGCCGGTGACCGCCACGGAAGAGCTTTCCCCTGACCCGGCCGACCCCTGA
- a CDS encoding Zn-ribbon domain-containing OB-fold protein gives MSADTSAYLAACARGELVIQRCTACDRRVHLPEAACPWCGGGELVFEPVSGEGVVHTFTVVHRSFAPAYRGREPYVMAWVDLPEGARAFGHVVECAPEDVRIGMPVRVTFVDELPHWRPA, from the coding sequence ATGAGCGCCGACACCTCCGCCTACCTGGCCGCCTGCGCGCGCGGCGAGCTGGTCATCCAGCGCTGTACGGCCTGCGACCGGCGCGTCCACCTTCCCGAGGCGGCGTGTCCTTGGTGTGGCGGCGGCGAGCTCGTGTTCGAGCCGGTCTCCGGTGAGGGCGTGGTGCACACGTTCACGGTGGTGCATCGCTCGTTCGCGCCCGCCTACCGGGGACGGGAGCCGTACGTGATGGCCTGGGTCGACCTGCCGGAGGGTGCCCGCGCGTTCGGGCACGTGGTGGAGTGCGCGCCGGAAGACGTCCGCATCGGGATGCCGGTGCGGGTGACGTTCGTGGACGAATTACCGCATTGGAGGCCCGCGTGA